In the genome of Pseudomonas bubulae, one region contains:
- a CDS encoding acyloxyacyl hydrolase, with translation MKRLFCLAALAAAALGQSFTAQAAGLEFAVGHTSESTMTYRLGLKSDWDKSWLQSDVGRLTGYWDGAYTYWEGDKSSASNSLSFSPVLVYEFAGGSVKPYLEAGIGVALFSHTEVEGNRLGTAFQFEDRLGFGLRFAGGHEVGIRATHYSNAGISSTNDGVESYALHYTMPL, from the coding sequence ATGAAGCGACTGTTTTGTTTGGCTGCGCTTGCAGCCGCTGCACTGGGGCAAAGTTTTACTGCACAGGCTGCCGGGCTTGAATTTGCGGTGGGGCACACCAGCGAATCGACCATGACCTACCGTCTGGGCTTGAAATCTGATTGGGACAAAAGCTGGCTACAAAGTGATGTGGGGCGTCTGACCGGCTATTGGGATGGGGCTTACACCTACTGGGAAGGTGACAAGTCATCCGCGAGTAATAGCCTGTCGTTCTCGCCCGTGCTGGTGTACGAATTTGCCGGTGGAAGCGTTAAGCCCTATCTCGAAGCCGGGATCGGGGTGGCGTTGTTCTCGCACACTGAAGTGGAGGGCAACCGTCTGGGAACAGCTTTCCAGTTTGAAGACCGTTTGGGGTTTGGCCTGCGCTTTGCCGGTGGTCATGAGGTCGGGATACGTGCGACCCACTATTCCAATGCCGGGATCTCCAGCACCAATGACGGCGTAGAAAGCTATGCGCTGCACTACACCATGCCGCTGTAG
- the murI gene encoding glutamate racemase — MSEAPIGVFDSGVGGLSVLKEIHALLPNESLLYVADCGHIPYGEKSPEFIRQRCAVMAEFFQQQGAKALVLACNTATVAAVADLRQRYPTWPMVGMEPAVKPAAAATRSGVVGVLATTGTLQSAKFAALLDRFASDVRVVTQPCPGLVELIETGDLHSDTLRTLLRGYVEPLLAAGCDTIILGCTHYPFLKPLLSQMLPGSITLIDTGAAVARQLKRLLAERGLLAAGPPAETQFWTSASPEHLGNILPVLWNKSGVVRSFGL; from the coding sequence ATGAGTGAGGCGCCGATTGGCGTTTTCGACTCCGGCGTCGGTGGCTTGTCGGTACTCAAGGAGATCCACGCGCTATTGCCCAACGAGTCGCTGCTTTATGTGGCGGACTGCGGGCATATCCCCTATGGCGAAAAAAGCCCCGAATTCATTCGTCAGCGCTGCGCGGTAATGGCTGAATTTTTCCAGCAGCAAGGCGCCAAGGCGCTGGTGCTGGCCTGTAATACTGCAACGGTGGCTGCGGTGGCGGATTTGCGTCAGCGTTACCCGACCTGGCCCATGGTCGGTATGGAGCCAGCGGTCAAACCGGCGGCAGCGGCCACCCGCAGTGGAGTGGTAGGCGTACTCGCCACGACCGGCACATTGCAGAGCGCCAAATTTGCTGCCTTGCTCGATCGTTTTGCCAGCGATGTGCGGGTTGTCACTCAGCCATGCCCGGGCCTGGTGGAGCTGATCGAAACCGGCGACCTGCACAGCGATACCTTGCGTACTTTGTTGCGCGGTTATGTCGAACCGTTGCTGGCCGCGGGCTGTGACACCATTATTCTTGGCTGTACGCATTACCCCTTCCTCAAGCCTCTGCTAAGCCAGATGCTTCCTGGTTCGATTACCCTGATCGACACCGGTGCCGCCGTGGCGCGCCAGCTCAAGCGATTGTTGGCTGAGCGCGGCTTGCTGGCAGCTGGCCCGCCTGCTGAAACGCAGTTCTGGACCAGCGCTTCTCCTGAACACTTAGGAAATATCCTGCCTGTGTTGTGGAATAAATCTGGCGTTGTGCGAAGCTTCGGTCTGTAA
- a CDS encoding molybdopterin-synthase adenylyltransferase MoeB, with translation MLTDEELLRYSRQILLQQVDIDGQLKLKNSRVLIVGLGGLGSPVALYLAAAGVGELHLADFDSVDLTNLQRQIIHDTANVGESKVDSALRRLRLINPHLKLVAHRSVLDADSLADAVAAVDLVLDCCDNFATREAVNKACVAARKPLVSGAAIRLEGQLSVFDSRQSASPCYHCLYGHGSEEELTCSEAGVIGPLVGVIGSLQALEALKVLAGFGEPLVGRLLLVDASSTRFRELRVKRDPACSVCGTGHE, from the coding sequence GTGCTGACCGACGAGGAGCTGTTGCGCTATAGCCGACAGATCCTGTTGCAACAGGTTGATATCGATGGCCAGCTGAAGCTGAAAAACAGCCGTGTGCTGATTGTCGGGCTGGGTGGGCTGGGCTCGCCCGTCGCGCTGTACCTGGCCGCCGCCGGTGTCGGCGAGCTGCATCTGGCTGACTTTGACAGCGTTGACCTGACCAATCTGCAGCGTCAGATCATTCATGACACTGCCAATGTTGGCGAGAGCAAGGTGGACTCGGCGTTGCGCCGACTGCGCCTGATCAATCCGCATCTCAAGCTGGTTGCCCACCGCTCGGTGCTGGATGCCGATTCGCTGGCCGACGCCGTTGCCGCGGTGGATCTGGTGCTCGACTGCTGCGACAACTTTGCCACCCGTGAAGCGGTGAACAAGGCCTGTGTTGCGGCGCGCAAGCCGTTGGTCAGTGGCGCGGCGATTCGCCTTGAGGGGCAGCTGTCGGTGTTTGACTCGCGCCAGAGTGCCAGCCCTTGCTATCACTGCCTGTACGGGCATGGCAGCGAAGAGGAGCTGACCTGCAGCGAAGCCGGCGTCATTGGTCCCCTGGTGGGGGTGATCGGCAGCTTGCAGGCCCTTGAAGCGCTCAAGGTGTTGGCCGGGTTTGGTGAGCCACTGGTGGGCCGGCTGTTGCTGGTCGATGCCTCGAGCACGCGTTTTCGCGAATTGCGGGTCAAGCGCGACCCGGCCTGCAGCGTATGCGGTACTGGCCATGAGTGA
- the prmC gene encoding peptide chain release factor N(5)-glutamine methyltransferase — MTIIASLLRAAELPDSPTARLDAELLLAAALGKSRSYLHTWPEKIVSSEAALTFAEYLLRRRAGEPVAYILGQQGFWNLDLEVAPHTLIPRPDTELLVETALALLPATPAKVLDLGTGSGAIALALASERAAWHVTAVDRVLEAVALAERNRQRLQLDNVNVFTSHWFSALDDQRFDLIISNPPYIAAGDVHLAQGDVRFEPESALVAGADGLDDIRQIITASAQHLNAGGWLMLEHGYDQAAAVRQLLQDAGFTEVESRTDLGGHERITLGRLPC; from the coding sequence ATGACTATTATTGCCAGCTTGTTGCGTGCTGCTGAACTGCCTGATTCACCTACGGCCCGTCTTGATGCGGAGCTGCTGCTGGCCGCTGCCCTGGGCAAGTCGCGCAGCTATCTGCACACATGGCCCGAAAAAATCGTCAGCAGCGAAGCCGCCTTGACCTTCGCCGAGTACTTGCTGCGCCGCCGTGCCGGTGAGCCGGTGGCCTATATTCTGGGGCAGCAGGGTTTCTGGAACCTTGATCTGGAAGTGGCGCCGCATACGCTGATTCCGCGCCCGGACACCGAGTTGCTGGTGGAAACCGCGCTGGCCCTGCTGCCCGCAACCCCGGCCAAAGTGCTGGACCTGGGCACTGGCAGCGGTGCAATCGCCCTGGCTTTGGCCAGTGAACGTGCCGCCTGGCACGTCACGGCAGTTGACCGCGTGCTTGAGGCCGTGGCTCTGGCCGAGCGCAATCGCCAGCGTTTGCAGCTCGACAACGTCAATGTGTTTACCAGCCATTGGTTCAGCGCGCTGGACGACCAGCGTTTTGACCTGATTATCAGCAACCCGCCCTATATTGCTGCCGGTGATGTTCACCTGGCGCAAGGCGATGTGCGTTTCGAACCTGAAAGCGCTCTGGTTGCCGGTGCCGATGGCCTGGACGATATCCGCCAGATCATTACCGCTTCTGCGCAGCACTTGAATGCAGGTGGCTGGTTGATGCTGGAGCACGGTTACGATCAGGCTGCAGCTGTGCGCCAACTGTTGCAGGACGCAGGTTTTACCGAGGTTGAAAGCCGCACGGACCTGGGCGGCCACGAACGCATTACATTGGGCCGCCTGCCGTGCTGA
- the prfA gene encoding peptide chain release factor 1: protein MKASLLNKLDILQDRFEELTALLGDGEVISDQTKFRAYSKEYSEVEPIVAAYAQWLKVQADLEGAQALLKDNDPDMREMAVEEVREAKERLIELEKDLQRMLLPKDPNDGRNVFLEIRAGTGGDEAAIFAGDLFRMYSRYAERRGWRVEILSESIGEHGGYKEVIARVEGENVYAKLKFESGVHRVQRVPATESQGRIHTSACTVAVLPEPDEQEAIEINPADLRVDTYRSSGAGGQHVNKTDSAIRITHLPSGIVVECQEERSQHKNRARAMSWLSAKLNDQQTSAAANAIASERKSLVGSGDRSERIRTYNFAQGRVTDHRVNLTLYSLDDVLAGGVDAVIEPLLAEFQADQLTALGE, encoded by the coding sequence ATGAAAGCGTCACTGCTTAATAAACTGGACATCCTCCAGGACCGTTTTGAAGAACTGACCGCATTGCTTGGCGATGGCGAAGTCATTTCCGATCAAACCAAATTCCGCGCCTATTCCAAGGAATACTCGGAAGTTGAACCCATTGTTGCCGCTTACGCGCAGTGGCTCAAAGTGCAGGCCGACCTTGAAGGCGCCCAGGCGTTGCTCAAGGACAACGACCCGGACATGCGCGAAATGGCAGTCGAGGAAGTTCGTGAAGCCAAAGAGCGATTGATCGAACTGGAAAAAGACCTGCAACGCATGCTGCTGCCCAAGGATCCGAATGACGGGCGCAACGTGTTTCTGGAAATTCGCGCCGGCACCGGTGGCGATGAAGCGGCGATTTTTGCCGGTGATCTGTTTCGCATGTACTCGCGCTACGCCGAGCGCCGTGGCTGGCGGGTTGAAATCCTGTCCGAAAGCATCGGCGAGCATGGTGGCTATAAAGAAGTCATTGCCCGTGTCGAAGGTGAGAATGTTTACGCCAAGCTGAAGTTCGAGTCCGGTGTACACCGCGTGCAGCGTGTACCTGCAACCGAATCCCAGGGTCGTATCCATACCTCGGCCTGTACCGTGGCGGTGCTGCCAGAGCCCGATGAGCAGGAAGCCATCGAGATCAACCCGGCCGATTTGCGTGTGGATACCTACCGTTCCTCCGGAGCCGGTGGCCAGCACGTCAACAAGACCGACTCGGCCATCCGCATTACTCACTTGCCCTCGGGCATTGTGGTGGAGTGTCAGGAAGAGCGTTCCCAGCATAAAAACCGGGCGCGGGCGATGTCCTGGCTCTCGGCCAAATTGAATGACCAGCAAACCAGCGCCGCGGCCAATGCCATTGCCAGCGAGCGCAAGTCGCTGGTGGGCTCGGGGGATCGTTCCGAGCGCATCCGCACTTACAATTTCGCGCAGGGGCGAGTGACTGACCATCGTGTCAACCTGACCCTGTATTCCCTGGATGACGTACTGGCTGGCGGCGTTGATGCCGTTATCGAGCCTTTATTGGCGGAGTTTCAGGCTGATCAACTGACAGCCCTGGGTGAATAA
- the hemA gene encoding glutamyl-tRNA reductase, which translates to MAFLALGINHKTASVDVRERVAFTPEQLVEALQQLCRLTDSREAAILSTCNRSELYIEQDHLSADRVLQWLADYHDLSLDELRACAYIHEDDAAVRHMMRVASGLDSLVLGEPQILGQMKSAYAVAREAGTVGPLLGRLFQATFNSAKQVRTDTAIGENPVSVAFAAVSLAKQIFSDLQRSQALLIGAGETITLVARHLHDLGVKRIVVANRTLERASTLAEQFGAHAVLLSDIPQELVHSDIVISSTASQLPILGKGAVESALKLRKHKPIFMVDIAVPRDIEPEVGELDDVYLYTVDDLHEVVAENLKSRQGAAQAAEELVSIGADDFMVRLRELAAVDVLKAYRQQSERLRDEELQKAQRMLANGSNPEDVLVQLARGLTNKLLHAPSVQLKKLSAEGRLDALAMAQELFALGEGSSHSSADKK; encoded by the coding sequence ATGGCCTTCCTCGCACTCGGTATTAACCACAAGACTGCTTCAGTAGACGTCCGCGAGCGCGTGGCTTTTACTCCGGAGCAGTTGGTTGAGGCCTTGCAGCAGCTCTGCCGCCTAACCGACAGTCGCGAAGCTGCGATCCTCTCCACCTGCAATCGCAGCGAGCTCTATATAGAGCAGGACCACCTTTCGGCAGACCGTGTGCTGCAATGGCTGGCGGACTATCATGACCTGAGCCTCGATGAACTGCGTGCCTGCGCCTATATCCATGAAGACGACGCAGCCGTTCGTCACATGATGCGCGTGGCTTCAGGCCTGGATTCGCTGGTGTTGGGCGAACCGCAGATTCTCGGCCAGATGAAGTCGGCCTATGCCGTGGCGCGTGAGGCGGGCACGGTCGGGCCGTTGTTGGGGCGCTTGTTCCAGGCCACGTTCAACTCGGCCAAACAGGTGCGCACCGACACCGCCATCGGTGAAAACCCGGTTTCGGTGGCCTTTGCCGCGGTGAGCCTGGCCAAGCAGATCTTCAGCGATCTGCAGCGCAGCCAGGCCTTGCTGATCGGTGCGGGCGAGACGATTACCCTGGTCGCCCGCCACCTGCATGACCTGGGAGTAAAGCGTATCGTGGTGGCCAACCGTACCCTGGAACGCGCCAGTACCCTGGCTGAGCAGTTTGGCGCCCACGCGGTACTGCTGTCGGATATTCCCCAGGAGCTGGTACACAGCGACATCGTGATCAGCTCCACGGCCAGCCAATTGCCGATTTTGGGCAAGGGCGCGGTCGAAAGCGCCCTGAAGCTGCGCAAGCACAAACCGATTTTTATGGTCGATATTGCCGTTCCCCGGGATATCGAGCCTGAAGTCGGTGAGCTGGACGACGTGTACCTCTATACCGTCGATGACTTGCATGAAGTGGTTGCGGAAAACCTCAAGAGCCGTCAGGGCGCGGCCCAGGCGGCAGAAGAGCTGGTGAGCATCGGCGCTGACGATTTTATGGTGCGCCTGCGTGAACTGGCGGCTGTGGATGTGCTCAAGGCCTACCGCCAGCAAAGCGAACGCCTGCGTGACGAAGAGCTGCAAAAGGCCCAGCGCATGCTCGCCAACGGCAGCAATCCGGAAGATGTGCTGGTACAACTGGCGCGCGGGCTGACCAACAAATTGCTTCATGCCCCCAGCGTACAACTGAAAAAACTTTCCGCCGAAGGCCGCCTCGATGCGCTGGCCATGGCCCAAGAACTTTTTGCCCTCGGTGAGGGCTCATCGCATAGCTCTGCGGATAAAAAATAG
- a CDS encoding tetratricopeptide repeat protein, which yields MNRSSALLLALVLLSGCQALAPTSPDDSSAAEDVSSTPEKPTVYSSFSEDTLYSLLSAELAGQRNRLDIALDNYVTQAINTQDPGVSERAFRIAEYLGADQAALDTSLIWVKNAPDDIEAQRAAAIQLARNGRYDESLVYMEKVLQAKGDTHFDFLALAAIETDADTRAGLQKSFDSLLAKHPDNGQLIFGKALLMQQDGDAEGALKLLEKNPPQNGEVAPILLRARLLQSLNRGDEALPLLKKSVSQYPDDKRLGLTYARTLVEQNRMTEAKVQFASLVEQYPEDDELRFSLALVCLEGKSWDEAEGYLQELIERDSHVDSAHLNLGRIAEERNDPEGALVEYALVGPGSEYLPAQLRQADILISHGRGAEASKKLASARGAQPDYAIQLYLIEAETLAANNQTDRAWNTLQQALKQYPDDLNLLYSRAMLAEKRNDLDQMERDLRAIIKREPDNAMALNALGYTLSDRTTRYTEAKALIQQAYDLNPDDPAVLDSLGWVNYRLGNLDEAERLLRQALERFPDQEVAAHLGEVLWANGKQREAKKIWGTFLKENPDSPILRKTILRLTGSETL from the coding sequence ATGAATAGATCCTCCGCGTTGCTCCTCGCTCTCGTCCTTCTCAGTGGCTGCCAGGCTCTGGCCCCCACGTCCCCGGATGACTCATCCGCGGCAGAAGACGTTTCCTCCACCCCGGAAAAACCCACGGTCTACAGTTCGTTCAGCGAAGACACGCTGTACAGCCTGTTGAGCGCCGAGCTGGCCGGCCAGCGCAATCGTCTGGATATCGCCCTCGATAACTACGTGACGCAAGCGATCAACACGCAGGATCCGGGAGTTTCCGAACGCGCTTTCCGTATCGCCGAGTATCTGGGCGCCGACCAGGCCGCACTGGATACCTCGCTGATCTGGGTGAAAAACGCCCCGGACGATATCGAGGCGCAACGTGCTGCAGCCATTCAGCTGGCGCGCAACGGCCGTTATGACGAATCCCTGGTCTACATGGAAAAAGTCCTGCAGGCCAAGGGTGATACTCACTTCGATTTCCTGGCCCTGGCGGCCATAGAAACCGATGCGGATACCCGGGCAGGTCTGCAAAAAAGTTTTGACAGCCTGCTGGCCAAGCACCCGGACAACGGTCAGCTGATTTTCGGCAAGGCCTTGTTGATGCAACAGGACGGTGATGCCGAAGGCGCGCTGAAGCTACTGGAAAAGAACCCGCCGCAAAACGGCGAAGTCGCCCCGATTCTGTTGCGCGCCCGTTTGTTGCAAAGCCTCAACCGCGGCGATGAAGCGTTGCCCCTGCTGAAAAAAAGCGTCAGCCAGTACCCCGATGACAAGCGCCTGGGCCTGACCTATGCGCGCACCCTGGTCGAGCAGAACCGCATGACCGAGGCAAAAGTGCAGTTTGCCAGCCTGGTGGAGCAATACCCCGAAGACGATGAGCTGCGATTCTCGCTGGCACTGGTTTGCCTGGAAGGCAAATCCTGGGACGAAGCCGAAGGCTATCTGCAAGAGCTGATCGAGCGCGACAGCCATGTCGACTCGGCGCATCTGAACCTGGGCCGCATCGCCGAAGAACGCAATGATCCCGAGGGCGCACTGGTTGAGTACGCATTGGTAGGTCCCGGCAGCGAATACCTGCCCGCACAACTGCGCCAGGCGGACATCCTGATCAGCCATGGTCGCGGCGCCGAAGCCTCGAAAAAACTGGCCTCGGCCCGTGGTGCACAGCCCGACTACGCCATCCAGCTGTACTTGATAGAAGCCGAAACCCTGGCGGCGAACAACCAGACCGATCGCGCCTGGAACACGCTGCAACAAGCACTCAAGCAATACCCGGACGATCTCAACCTGCTGTATTCACGCGCCATGCTGGCCGAGAAACGTAACGATCTAGATCAGATGGAGCGGGATTTACGCGCCATCATCAAGCGTGAACCTGACAACGCCATGGCATTGAACGCCCTGGGCTATACGCTTTCGGATCGAACCACTCGCTACACGGAAGCCAAGGCGCTGATCCAGCAAGCCTATGATCTGAACCCGGACGACCCTGCTGTGCTCGACAGCCTGGGCTGGGTGAATTATCGCCTTGGCAATCTGGATGAGGCCGAACGCTTGCTGCGCCAGGCACTGGAGCGTTTCCCTGATCAGGAAGTAGCCGCTCATCTGGGCGAAGTGCTGTGGGCCAATGGCAA